One Ricinus communis isolate WT05 ecotype wild-type chromosome 2, ASM1957865v1, whole genome shotgun sequence DNA segment encodes these proteins:
- the LOC125369345 gene encoding ATP synthase subunit delta, chloroplastic has translation MAASLQNAAFSLQTKIPPSARLSRPTTTKPLNLSFSGTFPSLNLTNAAIKHRPSSGGGASGARMSATAAGSYAAALAEVAKSNNTLDSTSADVEKLEKLFADPAVHDFFTSPVIDPAKKQQVIDEISKSSELQPHTANFLNILVDAKRIDLVKEIVKEFELVYNRLTDTELAVVTSVVKLESQHLAQIAKQVQKLTGAKNVRIKTALDPSLVAGFTVRYGGSGSKLIDMSVKKQLDEIATQLDLGDIELAV, from the coding sequence ATGGCAGCGTCTCTCCAAAACGCCGCGTTTTCCCTCCAAACCAAAATCCCACCATCAGCACGTCTCTCTAGACCCACCACCACCAAACCCCTCAATCTCTCCTTCTCCGGCACTTTTCCTTCTCTCAACCTCACCAACGCCGCCATCAAACACCGCCCCTCTTCCGGCGGGGGCGCAAGCGGAGCCAGAATGTCAGCAACCGCTGCCGGCAGTTACGCTGCCGCCTTAGCCGAAGTAGCCAAATCAAACAACACCCTCGACTCCACCTCTGCCGACGTGGAAAAACTCGAAAAACTTTTCGCGGACCCTGCAGTGCACGATTTCTTCACCAGCCCAGTAATCGACCCGGCAAAAAAGCAACAAGTTATCGACGAAATTTCAAAATCGTCCGAACTGCAACCCCACACCGCCAACTTCTTAAACATCTTAGTGGACGCGAAGAGAATAGATTTGGTGAAAGAAATAGTGAAGGAATTTGAGCTGGTTTATAACAGGTTAACTGACACAGAGTTAGCTGTTGTGACTTCTGTTGTGAAATTGGAGTCTCAGCATTTGGCACAGATTGCAAAACAAGTGCAGAAACTTACGGGTGCTAAAAATGTTAGAATTAAGACAGCTCTTGATCCTAGTTTGGTTGCCGGTTTTACTGTTAGGTATGGCGGTTCTGGGTCCAAGTTGATTGATATGAGTGTTAAGAAACAGTTGGACGAAATCGCTACCCAGCTTGATTTGGGTGATATTGAACTTGCTGtatga
- the LOC8259381 gene encoding uncharacterized protein LOC8259381 yields the protein MSMLDSFFNKGFKATKCKTLLKLTIPRIKLLRNRREIQIKQMRRDIAKLLETGQEATARIRVEHIIREENMMAAQEILELFCELISVRLPIIEAQRECPLDLKEAISSICFAAPRCADLQELLQVQMLFVSKYGREFVAAATELMPECGVNRQLIELLSVRAPSPDVKLKLLKEIAEEHELDWDPAASETELLKKHEDLLNGPTQFVSGSKLPLPEEKHEEALNSVPDQAHNEQPDSDSDFETLDFPEVPKVALRPSANTASAPEMLPIPPAAQRGIEHEPSNLSANYENLAQECHLENEDLTEEEPVATKDGTANIVDAKEEKQFLPFISPPVSSTSFSTRPSTSPPISRTKSEFNVDLQDVIAAAQAAAETAERAAAAARLAATLAQARISVLTKKNSEKFPECSDENPFHVDTPDQSPTTEKPHFGHQHSFDGPSGVSSYLHLHQQHEDHQPSELHDLPSFEKLKMEYDSPPSDLVHEQQSVRHQPQRLPSMDDDAYFSYPNLFTSQNPNLGSSAQSGTGNSHSAHDV from the exons ATGTCGATGCTGGATTCTTTCTTCAACAAGGGCTTTAAAGCTACCAAATG TAAAACCCTACTTAAATTGACAATACCGCGAATAAAGTTGTTAAGGAATAGGAGAGAGATTCAGATAAAGCAAATGCGTAGAGACATTGCTAAACTTCTTGAAACTGGTCAAGAAGCCACTGCTCGTATTCGG GTAGAGCATATAATAAGAGAAGAGAATATGATGGCTGCTCAAGAGATTCTTGAGCTTTTCTGTGAGCTTATCTCTGTGCGCCTTCCAATCATTGAAGCACAAAg GGAATGCCCTTTAGACTTGAAAGAAGCAATATCTAGCATCTGTTTTGCGGCGCCAAGATGTGCCGATCTGCAAGAGTTGCTGCAGGTTCAGATGCTATTTGTTTCCAAGTATGGAAGGGAATTTGTAGCTGCTGCTACCGAGCTTATGCCAGAATGTGGTGTCAATCGCCAG TTGATAGAACTCTTATCGGTTCGTGCTCCTTCACCTGATGTAAAGTTGAAGCTGCTGAAGGAAATTGCTGAAGAGCATGAATTAGATTGGGATCCTGCTGCTTCTGAAACTGAGCTTTTAAAAAAGCATGAAGATTTATTG AATGGTCCAACACAATTTGTCAGCGGGTCTAAATTGCCCCTTCCAGAGGAGAAACATGAAGAAGCATTGAATTCTGTTCCTGATCAGGCCCATAATGAACAGCCAGATTCTGATTCAGATTTTGAGACGTTAGATTTTCCTGAAGTTCCTAAAGTGGCCTTACGGCCAAGTGCAAATACTGCCTCTGCACCAGAAATGTTACCCATACCACCTGCTGCACAACGTGGAATTGAGCATGAACCATCAAATCTCTCTgcaaattatgaaaatttagcACAGGAATGTCATCTAGAGAATGAGGATCTGACTGAAGAAGAGCCAGTGGCTACCAAGGATGGAACTGCCAATATTGTAGATGCCAAGGAAGAAAAACAGTTTTTGCCATTTATTTCTCCTCCAGTATCGTCTACATCCTTTTCTACAAGACCGAGTACTTCACCTCCTATCTCGAGGACAAAAAGTGAGTTCAATGTGGATCTGCAGGATGTTATAGCTGCTGCTCAAGCTGCTGCAGAAACTGCTGAACgtgcagcagcagcagctcGCTTGGCAGCTACTCTTGCACAGGCCAGGATTAGTGTGCTCACCAAGAAAAACAGTGAGAAGTTCCCCGAGTGTAGTGATGAGAATCCATTTCATGTAGATACTCCTGATCAATCACCTACGACGGAAAAACCACATTTTGGTCATCAGCACTCTTTTGATGGTCCCAGTGGGGTTTCTAGTTATCTGCACTTGCATCAACAACATGAAGACCACCAACCATCAGAGTTGCATGATCTTCCTTCATTTGAAAAACTTAAGATGGAATATGATTCTCCCCCTAGTGATCTTGTTCATGAGCAACAGTCCGTTCGTCACCAACCACAGAGATTGCCCTCAATGGATGATGATGCATACTTTTCATACCCTAATTTGTTTACGTCACAGAACCCAAATCTTGGATCCAGTGCTCAATCCGGGACAGGCAATTCTCATTCGGCGCATGATGTTTGA